From Pseudomonas alcaligenes, a single genomic window includes:
- the lptB gene encoding LPS export ABC transporter ATP-binding protein — MATLKAQHLAKSYKGRQVVRDVSLSIDSGQIVGLLGPNGAGKTTCFYMIVGLVQADQGRVLIDSHDISHQPMHGRARAGIGYLPQEASIFRKLTVADNILAILETRKDLDRAGRNKALETLLQEFHISHIRDSLGMSLSGGERRRVEIARALATEPKFILLDEPFAGVDPISVGDIKQIIHHLKAKGIGVLITDHNVRETLDICETAYIVNDGQLIAEGDAETILANQLVKEVYLGHEFRL, encoded by the coding sequence ATGGCGACTCTCAAAGCCCAGCACCTGGCCAAGAGCTACAAGGGTCGCCAGGTGGTTCGCGACGTCAGCCTGTCCATCGACAGCGGCCAGATCGTCGGCCTGCTCGGCCCCAACGGCGCCGGCAAGACCACCTGCTTCTACATGATCGTCGGCCTGGTGCAGGCTGATCAGGGCCGGGTACTGATCGACAGCCACGACATCAGCCACCAGCCCATGCACGGCCGCGCCCGCGCCGGCATCGGCTACCTGCCGCAGGAAGCCTCGATCTTCCGCAAGCTGACCGTGGCCGACAACATCCTGGCGATCCTCGAGACCCGCAAGGATCTCGACCGCGCCGGACGCAACAAGGCCCTGGAAACCCTGCTGCAGGAATTCCACATCAGCCACATCCGCGACAGCCTCGGCATGAGCCTGTCCGGCGGTGAACGCCGCCGCGTGGAAATCGCCCGCGCCCTGGCCACCGAGCCCAAGTTCATCCTGCTCGACGAACCCTTCGCCGGTGTCGACCCGATCTCGGTCGGCGACATCAAGCAGATCATCCACCACCTCAAGGCCAAAGGCATCGGCGTGCTGATCACCGATCACAACGTGCGCGAGACCCTGGATATCTGCGAAACCGCCTATATCGTCAACGACGGTCAGCTGATCGCCGAAGGTGATGCCGAGACCATCCTGGCCAACCAGCTGGTCAAGGAAGTCTACCTGGGGCACGAGTTCCGCCTCTGA
- the ptsN gene encoding PTS IIA-like nitrogen regulatory protein PtsN codes for MIRLENILTAGRSLVSVPGGSKKRVLEQIANLVARDLPDLDTQDIFENLIAREKLGSTGFGNGIAIPHCRLPGCNAPISAVLHLEAAVDFDAIDGAPVDLLFVLLVPEAATDEHLELLRQIASMLDRSEVRERLRQAQSSESLYQVVVDVQSGH; via the coding sequence ATGATCCGACTTGAAAACATCCTGACCGCCGGCCGCTCCCTGGTGAGCGTGCCTGGCGGCAGCAAGAAACGCGTCCTCGAACAGATTGCCAACCTGGTTGCTCGCGATCTTCCCGATCTCGACACCCAGGACATCTTCGAAAACCTGATTGCCCGCGAGAAGCTCGGCTCCACCGGCTTCGGTAACGGCATCGCCATTCCCCACTGCCGCCTGCCCGGCTGCAACGCGCCGATCAGCGCGGTATTGCACCTGGAAGCGGCCGTGGACTTCGACGCCATCGACGGCGCCCCGGTGGATCTGCTGTTCGTCCTGCTGGTGCCGGAAGCGGCGACCGACGAACACCTCGAACTGCTGCGCCAGATCGCCAGCATGCTCGACCGCAGCGAAGTACGCGAGCGACTGCGCCAGGCGCAGAGCAGCGAGAGCCTGTACCAGGTGGTGGTCGACGTGCAGAGCGGCCACTGA
- the hpf gene encoding ribosome hibernation-promoting factor, HPF/YfiA family — translation MQVNISGHQLDVTDAMRDYVGEKLSRLERHFDRITNVQVTMEVEKLKQKIEATLHIAGGEVVANAEHEDMYAAIDLLADKLDRQLIKHKEKQLGRLQGATAR, via the coding sequence ATGCAAGTCAACATCAGTGGACATCAACTGGATGTGACCGACGCCATGCGCGACTATGTCGGGGAAAAACTCAGCCGGCTGGAGCGCCATTTCGACCGAATCACCAACGTTCAGGTGACCATGGAAGTCGAGAAGCTCAAACAGAAGATCGAAGCAACCCTGCACATCGCCGGCGGCGAAGTGGTGGCCAACGCCGAACATGAAGACATGTACGCGGCCATCGACCTGCTCGCCGACAAACTCGACCGCCAACTGATCAAGCACAAGGAAAAGCAGCTGGGCCGCCTGCAAGGCGCCACGGCTCGCTGA
- a CDS encoding carbon-nitrogen hydrolase family protein, translating into MSFAVIQMVSQDDVLANLSAARRLLEQAAAGGARLAVLPENFAAMGRRDLAALGRAEADGTGPILPWLKQAARDLRLWIVAGTIPLPPDDRPAAKAHACSLLVDERGERVVRYDKLHLFDVDVADSRGRYRESDDYAFGGQVVVADTPVGRLGLTVCYDLRFPELYSRLREAGAELITAPAAFTAVTGAAHWQVLTRARAIETQCYVLAAGQGGSHPGGRETFGHSALIDPWGRVLAEQPQGEAVLLGQRDAEEQAAIRQRMPIARHRRFLAPVEPGPAPTENL; encoded by the coding sequence ATGTCCTTCGCCGTGATCCAGATGGTCAGCCAGGACGATGTCCTGGCCAACCTCAGCGCCGCCCGTCGCCTGCTCGAGCAGGCTGCCGCCGGTGGCGCGCGCCTCGCTGTACTGCCGGAAAACTTTGCGGCCATGGGCCGCCGCGACCTGGCCGCCCTGGGCCGGGCCGAGGCCGATGGCACGGGGCCGATTCTGCCCTGGTTGAAACAGGCCGCCCGTGACCTCAGGTTATGGATAGTGGCTGGCACCATCCCCCTGCCACCCGACGACCGGCCGGCGGCCAAGGCCCATGCCTGCTCGCTGCTGGTCGACGAACGGGGCGAGCGGGTGGTGCGCTACGACAAGCTGCACCTGTTCGATGTCGACGTGGCCGACAGCCGCGGGCGCTACCGCGAGTCGGACGACTATGCCTTCGGCGGCCAGGTGGTGGTGGCCGATACCCCGGTCGGGCGCCTGGGCCTGACGGTGTGCTATGACCTGCGCTTCCCCGAGCTGTACAGCCGGCTGCGCGAGGCCGGCGCCGAGCTGATCACCGCCCCGGCAGCCTTCACCGCGGTGACCGGGGCGGCGCACTGGCAGGTGCTGACCCGTGCCCGCGCCATCGAGACCCAGTGCTATGTGCTGGCGGCGGGGCAGGGCGGCAGCCATCCGGGCGGGCGCGAGACCTTCGGCCATTCGGCGCTGATCGACCCCTGGGGTCGGGTGCTGGCCGAGCAGCCCCAGGGCGAGGCAGTGCTGCTGGGACAGCGCGATGCCGAGGAGCAGGCGGCGATCCGCCAGCGCATGCCGATCGCCCGCCACAGACGATTTTTAGCGCCGGTCGAACCCGGGCCGGCGCCCACGGAGAACCTATGA
- a CDS encoding HAD family hydrolase gives MSNELLQRAQAVKLAVFDVDGVLTDGRLYFLTDGSEFKTFNTLDGHGIKMLINSGVRTAIISGRKTPVVERRAQNLGIQHLYQGREDKLVVLDELLGELGLNYEQVAYLGDDLPDLPVIRRVGLGMAVASADGFVRQHAHGVTSARGGEGAAREFCELIMRAQGTLEAAQAAYL, from the coding sequence ATGAGCAACGAACTGCTGCAACGCGCCCAGGCGGTCAAACTGGCCGTTTTCGATGTGGACGGCGTATTGACCGACGGTCGCCTGTACTTTCTCACCGACGGCAGCGAATTCAAGACCTTCAACACCCTCGACGGCCACGGCATCAAGATGCTGATCAACTCCGGGGTGCGCACCGCCATCATCAGCGGCCGCAAGACCCCAGTGGTCGAGCGCCGCGCGCAGAACCTCGGCATCCAGCACTTGTATCAGGGCCGCGAGGACAAGCTCGTCGTTCTCGACGAACTGCTCGGCGAGCTGGGGCTAAACTATGAGCAGGTCGCCTATCTGGGCGACGACCTGCCCGACCTGCCGGTGATCCGCCGTGTCGGCTTAGGGATGGCCGTAGCCAGCGCCGACGGTTTCGTCCGCCAGCACGCCCACGGTGTAACCAGCGCCCGCGGCGGCGAAGGCGCCGCCCGCGAGTTCTGCGAGCTGATCATGCGTGCCCAGGGCACCCTCGAAGCCGCCCAGGCCGCTTACCTCTAG
- the lptC gene encoding LPS export ABC transporter periplasmic protein LptC: protein MPGKLRNALLAILVAALLAAVGYWNIRPESFMDKPSVAETEQSIDFYVVNASTVQFQEDGKLQYSMTADKLDHLKASDVTLVQKPDLLLYRGTELPWHVQSERGEVAPQGAQVELIDKVRIARTDAKNRPVVITSSRMTVFPDKEYAQTQQAVRIEAANGVTTAQGMKAYMNDGRINLLSNVRGQHEVR from the coding sequence ATGCCCGGCAAACTGCGCAACGCCCTGCTCGCCATACTCGTCGCCGCTCTGCTGGCGGCCGTCGGCTACTGGAACATCCGCCCGGAAAGTTTCATGGACAAGCCCAGCGTGGCGGAAACCGAACAGTCCATCGACTTCTATGTGGTCAATGCCAGCACCGTGCAATTCCAGGAAGACGGCAAGCTGCAGTACAGCATGACCGCCGACAAGCTGGATCACCTCAAGGCCAGCGACGTGACCCTGGTACAGAAGCCGGATCTGCTGCTGTACCGCGGCACCGAGCTGCCCTGGCACGTGCAGAGCGAGCGCGGCGAAGTGGCCCCGCAGGGCGCCCAGGTCGAGCTGATCGACAAGGTGCGCATCGCCCGCACCGATGCCAAGAACCGCCCGGTGGTGATCACCAGCAGCCGGATGACCGTATTTCCGGACAAAGAATATGCGCAGACCCAGCAAGCCGTTAGAATCGAGGCCGCCAACGGGGTGACCACGGCACAGGGAATGAAAGCGTACATGAATGACGGCAGGATCAACCTGCTGTCCAACGTAAGAGGCCAGCATGAGGTTCGTTAA
- the tldD gene encoding metalloprotease TldD, which translates to MSETLLAVSGQLLSPGDLSIEQLPSILGELAGPGIDAADLYFQSQVSETWVLEDGIVKEGSFNLDQGVGVRAQSGEKTGFAYSNAISAEALGQAARAARSIARAGQQGRVQAFVSPQVTALYAANNPLEVLQRAEKVELLKRVDVATRALDPRIKQVTVSLAGVWDHVLVAASDGSLGADIRPLVRFNVSVIVEQNGRRERGGHGGGGRTDYRYFLEEDRAMGYAREALRQALVNLEAQPAPAGTLPVVMGAGWSGVLLHEAVGHGLEGDFNRKGSSAYSGKVGEKVASSLCTIVDDGTLAGRRGSLSLDDEGTPTQCTTLIENGVLKGYMQDKLNARLMGVARTGNGRRESYAHLPMPRMTNTYMLAGASDPEEIIRSVKKGIYCANLGGGQVDITSGKFVFSTSEAYLIEDGRITAPVKGATLIGNGPEAMSRVSMVGNDLALDSGVGTCGKDGQSVPVGVGQPTLKIDAITVGGTGA; encoded by the coding sequence ATGAGCGAGACCCTGTTAGCCGTCAGCGGGCAGTTGCTGAGCCCCGGCGACCTGAGCATCGAACAGCTGCCGAGCATCCTCGGCGAGCTGGCCGGGCCGGGCATCGATGCTGCCGACCTGTACTTCCAGAGCCAGGTGTCCGAGACCTGGGTGCTGGAGGACGGCATCGTCAAGGAAGGTAGCTTCAACCTCGACCAGGGCGTTGGCGTGCGCGCCCAGTCCGGCGAGAAGACCGGCTTCGCCTACAGCAATGCCATCAGTGCCGAGGCCCTCGGCCAGGCGGCACGGGCCGCCCGCTCGATTGCCCGGGCCGGGCAGCAGGGGCGCGTGCAGGCCTTTGTCAGCCCGCAGGTCACTGCCCTGTACGCTGCGAACAATCCGCTGGAGGTACTGCAGCGAGCCGAGAAGGTCGAGCTGCTCAAGCGCGTGGACGTGGCCACCCGTGCCCTCGATCCGCGCATCAAACAGGTCACCGTGAGCCTGGCCGGGGTCTGGGATCATGTCCTGGTAGCGGCCAGCGATGGCAGCCTGGGTGCCGACATCCGCCCGCTGGTGCGTTTCAACGTCAGCGTGATCGTCGAGCAGAACGGCCGCCGCGAGCGCGGAGGCCATGGCGGCGGCGGGCGTACCGACTACCGCTATTTCCTCGAGGAGGACCGCGCCATGGGCTATGCCCGTGAGGCGCTGCGCCAGGCCCTGGTCAACCTGGAGGCGCAGCCGGCGCCGGCCGGCACCTTGCCGGTGGTGATGGGGGCCGGCTGGTCCGGCGTGCTGCTACATGAGGCGGTCGGCCACGGCCTGGAAGGCGACTTCAACCGCAAGGGCAGTTCGGCCTACAGCGGCAAGGTCGGCGAGAAGGTGGCCTCGAGCCTGTGCACCATTGTCGACGACGGCACCCTGGCCGGGCGTCGCGGCTCGCTGAGCCTGGACGACGAGGGCACCCCGACCCAGTGCACCACGCTGATCGAGAACGGCGTGCTCAAGGGCTACATGCAGGACAAGCTGAATGCCCGCCTGATGGGCGTGGCGCGCACCGGCAATGGCCGCCGCGAGTCCTACGCGCACCTGCCGATGCCGCGCATGACCAACACCTACATGCTGGCCGGCGCGAGCGATCCGGAAGAAATCATCCGTTCGGTGAAGAAGGGCATCTACTGCGCCAACCTCGGCGGCGGCCAGGTGGACATCACCAGCGGCAAGTTCGTGTTTTCCACCAGCGAGGCCTACCTGATCGAGGACGGCAGGATCACCGCGCCGGTCAAGGGCGCGACCCTGATCGGCAACGGTCCGGAAGCGATGAGCCGGGTATCGATGGTCGGCAACGACCTGGCTCTGGACAGCGGTGTCGGCACCTGCGGCAAGGACGGCCAGTCGGTGCCGGTGGGCGTCGGCCAGCCGACCCTGAAGATCGATGCGATTACCGTAGGCGGGACGGGCGCCTGA
- the lptA gene encoding lipopolysaccharide transport periplasmic protein LptA, whose amino-acid sequence MRFVKTLPLLLSLGSALGSAAAWALPSDRDQPIRVQADSAELDDKQGVAVYRGGVVITQGTLKITGDTVTITQDKNGDIELFTSVGKPAYYEQKPAPDKDIVKAYGLTIQYYATNERIVLIDQAKVIQQGNTFEGEKIVYDTQRQIVNAGRANGSSVTTPRPRIDMVLQPRKKSGQAEQAQ is encoded by the coding sequence ATGAGGTTCGTTAAAACCCTCCCCCTTCTGCTCAGTCTGGGCAGCGCACTTGGAAGTGCCGCCGCCTGGGCCCTGCCCAGCGACCGCGATCAGCCGATCCGGGTACAGGCGGACAGCGCCGAGCTGGACGACAAACAAGGCGTGGCGGTGTACCGCGGCGGCGTGGTGATTACCCAGGGCACCCTGAAGATCACCGGCGACACCGTGACCATCACCCAGGACAAGAACGGCGACATCGAACTGTTCACCTCGGTCGGCAAACCCGCCTACTACGAACAGAAACCCGCGCCGGACAAGGACATCGTCAAGGCCTATGGCCTGACCATCCAGTACTACGCGACCAACGAGCGCATCGTGCTGATCGACCAGGCCAAGGTGATCCAGCAGGGCAACACCTTCGAAGGCGAGAAGATCGTCTATGACACCCAGCGCCAGATCGTCAACGCCGGCCGTGCCAATGGTTCCTCGGTGACCACGCCGCGCCCGCGCATCGACATGGTGCTGCAGCCGCGCAAGAAAAGCGGCCAAGCGGAGCAGGCGCAGTAA
- the rapZ gene encoding RNase adapter RapZ, with protein sequence MRLIIVSGRSGSGKSTALDVLEDNGFYCIDNLPAILLPELAERALLQTELLHPQVAVSIDARNLPSQLKRFPELLDEVRARHIQCDVLYLDADEETLLKRFSETRRRHPLTNENRALAEAIRDEALLLSPITDLADLKIDTTHLNLYQLRDTLKLRLLNKPEPGTAFLIESFGFKRGMPVDADLVFDVRCLPNPYWKPDLREMSGLEPPVAEYLAAQPDVEEMYQDIHGYLNKWLPRFAASNRAYVTIAIGCTGGHHRSVYLANRLGEALKPILKNVQVRHRDLG encoded by the coding sequence ATGCGCCTGATCATCGTCAGCGGTCGTTCCGGCTCGGGCAAGAGCACTGCCCTCGACGTGCTCGAGGACAACGGCTTTTACTGCATCGACAACCTGCCGGCGATCCTCCTGCCGGAACTGGCCGAGCGCGCTCTGCTGCAGACCGAACTGCTGCACCCGCAGGTCGCCGTGTCGATCGATGCGCGCAACCTGCCCAGCCAGCTAAAGCGCTTCCCCGAACTGCTCGATGAAGTACGCGCCCGCCACATCCAGTGCGACGTGCTGTACCTGGATGCCGACGAGGAAACCCTGCTCAAGCGCTTCTCCGAGACCCGCCGGCGCCACCCGCTGACCAACGAGAACCGCGCCCTGGCCGAAGCCATCCGTGACGAGGCGCTGCTGCTCAGTCCGATCACCGATCTGGCCGACCTGAAGATCGACACCACCCACCTCAATCTCTACCAGCTGCGCGACACCCTCAAGCTGCGCCTGCTGAACAAGCCGGAGCCGGGCACCGCCTTCCTCATCGAGTCGTTCGGCTTCAAGCGCGGCATGCCGGTGGACGCCGACCTGGTGTTCGACGTGCGCTGCCTGCCCAACCCCTACTGGAAGCCGGATCTGCGCGAAATGTCCGGCCTGGAGCCACCGGTGGCCGAATACCTGGCCGCGCAGCCCGATGTCGAGGAGATGTACCAGGACATCCACGGCTACCTGAACAAGTGGCTGCCGCGCTTTGCCGCCAGCAACCGCGCCTACGTGACCATTGCCATTGGCTGCACCGGCGGTCACCATCGCTCGGTCTATCTGGCCAATCGCCTGGGCGAAGCCCTCAAGCCCATACTGAAGAACGTCCAGGTTCGCCACCGCGACCTCGGCTAA
- the yjgA gene encoding ribosome biogenesis factor YjgA, which produces MADAYDEDFSGEKSKTQIKRELHALQDLGARLTTLKPDLLAKLPLTDAMRKALEEAPKHTANAAKKRHVQFIGKLMREQDIEGILALIDQVDSSTREYNERFHNLERWRDRLIAGDDATLESFVNDYPETDRQHLRSLIRHAQHEAARNKPPAAARKVFKYIRELDEVQRGLR; this is translated from the coding sequence ATGGCTGATGCTTACGACGAAGACTTCTCCGGCGAGAAGAGCAAGACCCAGATCAAGCGCGAGCTGCATGCCCTGCAGGATCTCGGCGCCCGTCTGACCACCCTCAAACCCGACCTGCTGGCCAAGCTGCCGCTGACCGACGCCATGCGCAAGGCCCTCGAAGAGGCGCCGAAGCACACAGCCAACGCGGCCAAGAAACGCCACGTCCAGTTCATCGGCAAGCTCATGCGCGAGCAGGACATCGAGGGCATCCTCGCCCTGATCGACCAGGTCGACAGCTCCACCCGCGAATACAACGAGCGCTTCCACAACCTCGAACGCTGGCGCGACCGCCTGATCGCCGGCGACGACGCGACCCTGGAGAGCTTCGTCAACGACTACCCGGAAACCGACCGCCAGCACCTGCGCAGCCTGATCCGTCATGCCCAGCACGAAGCGGCGCGGAACAAACCGCCAGCCGCCGCGCGCAAGGTCTTCAAATACATCCGCGAACTGGACGAAGTCCAACGCGGCCTGCGCTAA
- a CDS encoding RNA polymerase factor sigma-54, with product MKPSLVLKMGQQLTMTPQLQQAIRLLQLSTLDLQQEIQEALESNPMLERQEEGDDFDNSDPMADAAEQSPQATPEPTYQETNSGSADSQEDGEWHERIPSELPVDTAWEDIYQTSASSLPSNDDDEWDFTTRTSAGESLQSHLLWQLNLVPMSDTDKLIGVTIIDCINNQGYLEESIEEIVESFDPELDIEADEVEAVLRRIQHFEPAGIGARDLRECLLLQLRQLPANTPWLSEAQRLAGEHLDLLGSRDYSQLMRRMKLKEDELRQVIELIQSLNPRPGSQIEASEPEYVVPDVIVRKHNERWLVELNQEAVPRLRVNPQYAGFVRRADSSADNTFMRNQLQEARWFIKSLQSRNETLMKVATQIVEHQRGFLDYGDEAMKPLVLHDIAEAVGMHESTISRVTTQKFMHTPRGIYELKYFFSSHVSTSEGGECSSTAIRAIIKKLVAAENAKKPLSDSKIAGLLEAQGIQVARRTVAKYRESLGIAPSSERKRLM from the coding sequence ATGAAACCCTCGCTAGTCCTCAAGATGGGCCAGCAGCTGACGATGACGCCGCAGCTGCAACAAGCCATTCGCCTACTCCAGCTGTCCACCCTGGATCTGCAGCAGGAAATCCAGGAGGCCCTGGAATCCAACCCCATGCTGGAGCGCCAGGAAGAAGGCGACGACTTCGACAACTCCGACCCCATGGCCGACGCCGCCGAGCAATCGCCGCAGGCGACTCCAGAGCCGACCTACCAGGAAACCAACAGCGGCAGCGCCGACTCCCAGGAAGATGGCGAGTGGCACGAGCGCATCCCCAGCGAACTGCCGGTGGACACCGCCTGGGAAGACATCTACCAGACCAGCGCCAGCAGCCTGCCGAGCAATGACGACGACGAGTGGGACTTCACCACCCGCACCTCCGCCGGCGAGAGCCTGCAGAGCCACCTGCTGTGGCAGCTCAACCTGGTGCCGATGAGCGACACCGACAAACTGATCGGCGTCACCATCATCGACTGCATCAACAACCAGGGTTACCTGGAAGAAAGCATCGAGGAGATCGTCGAGTCCTTCGATCCCGAACTGGATATCGAAGCCGACGAAGTCGAAGCCGTACTGCGCCGCATCCAGCACTTTGAGCCCGCCGGCATCGGTGCCCGCGACCTGCGCGAGTGCCTGCTCCTGCAACTGCGCCAACTGCCAGCCAATACCCCCTGGCTGAGCGAGGCGCAGCGCCTGGCCGGCGAGCACCTCGACCTGCTCGGCAGCCGCGACTACAGCCAGCTGATGCGGCGCATGAAGCTCAAGGAAGACGAGCTGCGCCAGGTCATCGAGCTGATCCAGAGCCTCAACCCGCGCCCCGGTTCGCAGATCGAAGCCAGCGAGCCGGAATACGTGGTGCCGGACGTGATCGTGCGCAAGCACAACGAACGCTGGCTGGTGGAGCTAAACCAGGAAGCGGTGCCGCGCCTGCGGGTCAACCCGCAATACGCCGGCTTCGTGCGCCGCGCCGACTCCAGCGCCGACAACACCTTCATGCGCAACCAGCTGCAGGAAGCGCGCTGGTTCATCAAGAGCCTGCAGAGCCGTAACGAAACCCTGATGAAGGTGGCGACGCAGATCGTCGAGCATCAGCGTGGCTTCCTCGACTATGGCGACGAGGCCATGAAGCCCCTGGTGCTGCACGACATCGCCGAAGCGGTGGGCATGCACGAGTCGACCATTTCGCGGGTCACCACGCAGAAATTCATGCACACCCCGCGCGGCATTTACGAGCTGAAATACTTCTTCTCCAGCCACGTCAGCACCTCCGAAGGCGGTGAATGCTCGTCCACCGCCATCCGCGCCATCATCAAGAAACTGGTCGCCGCGGAAAACGCGAAAAAGCCGTTGAGCGACAGCAAGATCGCTGGTTTACTGGAAGCACAGGGCATTCAGGTAGCCCGCCGCACAGTCGCCAAATACCGCGAATCCCTCGGGATAGCGCCTTCGAGTGAACGTAAACGACTGATGTGA
- the pmbA gene encoding metalloprotease PmbA, with amino-acid sequence MSATEVVGPQALPALQAQVEQIIAEARRQGASACEVAVSMEQGLSTTVRQGEVETVEFNRDQGFGITLYVGQRKGSASTSANGEAAIRETVAAALAIAKHASEDDCAGLADAALMARELPELDLYHPWALAPEQAVELALACEGAAFAADPRISNADGTTLNTHQGCRVYGNSHGFVGGYASTRHSLSCVMIAEGEGQMQRDYWYDVNRQGELLADPALIGRRAAERSVARLGARPVPTCEVPVLFAAELATGLFGHFLAAISGGNLYRHSSFLEGTLGQRLFPEWLSLDERPHIPRAMGSATFDGDGLATYAKPFVAGGELVSYILGTYSGRKLGMPSTANSGGVHNLFVSHGDEDQRALLRRMDRGLLVTELMGQGLNMVTGDYSRGAAGFWVENGEIQFPVQEVTIAGNLRDMFQQIVAVGSDLELRGNIRTGSVLIEKMTVAGS; translated from the coding sequence ATGAGTGCAACAGAAGTGGTAGGCCCGCAGGCCTTGCCGGCCCTGCAGGCGCAGGTCGAACAGATCATCGCCGAGGCCCGGCGCCAGGGCGCCAGCGCCTGTGAAGTGGCGGTGTCGATGGAGCAGGGACTGTCCACCACGGTACGCCAGGGCGAGGTGGAAACGGTCGAGTTCAACCGCGACCAGGGCTTCGGCATCACCCTCTACGTCGGCCAGCGCAAAGGCTCGGCCAGCACCTCGGCAAACGGCGAGGCGGCCATCCGCGAGACCGTGGCGGCGGCCCTGGCCATCGCCAAGCATGCCTCCGAGGACGACTGCGCCGGTCTCGCCGATGCGGCGCTGATGGCCCGCGAGCTGCCGGAGCTGGATCTCTACCATCCCTGGGCGCTGGCCCCGGAGCAGGCGGTCGAGCTGGCTCTGGCCTGCGAAGGCGCGGCCTTCGCCGCCGACCCGCGGATCAGCAATGCCGACGGCACTACCCTCAATACCCACCAGGGCTGCCGGGTGTACGGCAACAGCCATGGTTTCGTCGGCGGCTATGCCAGCACCCGCCACAGCCTGAGCTGCGTGATGATCGCCGAGGGCGAGGGGCAGATGCAGCGCGACTACTGGTACGACGTCAACCGCCAGGGCGAGCTGCTGGCCGACCCGGCGCTGATCGGTCGGCGCGCCGCCGAGCGTAGCGTGGCGCGCCTCGGTGCACGGCCAGTGCCGACCTGCGAGGTGCCGGTGCTGTTCGCCGCGGAGCTGGCCACCGGGCTGTTCGGCCATTTCCTCGCGGCGATTTCCGGCGGCAATCTGTACCGCCATTCTTCCTTCCTCGAAGGCACGCTGGGCCAGCGCCTGTTCCCCGAGTGGCTGAGCCTCGACGAGCGCCCGCATATCCCGCGGGCCATGGGCAGCGCGACCTTCGACGGCGATGGCCTGGCAACCTATGCCAAGCCCTTCGTCGCCGGCGGCGAGCTGGTGTCCTACATCCTCGGCACCTATTCCGGGCGCAAGCTGGGCATGCCCAGCACGGCTAACTCTGGCGGCGTGCACAACCTGTTCGTCAGCCACGGCGATGAAGACCAGCGGGCGCTGCTGCGCCGCATGGATCGCGGCCTGCTGGTGACCGAGCTGATGGGACAGGGGCTGAACATGGTCACCGGCGACTATTCGCGCGGCGCCGCCGGTTTCTGGGTGGAAAACGGCGAGATCCAGTTCCCGGTGCAGGAGGTGACCATCGCCGGCAATCTGCGCGACATGTTCCAGCAGATAGTCGCGGTGGGCAGCGACCTGGAGCTGCGCGGCAATATCCGCACCGGCTCGGTGCTGATCGAGAAGATGACCGTCGCCGGCAGCTGA
- a CDS encoding HPr family phosphocarrier protein, with protein sequence MPACEITIINKLGLHARAAAKFVGVAGRFPCQVRVGRTPQSLIDGKSIMAVMMLAAGKGTNLHLHSEGEQEDDALNALIELINNKFDEGE encoded by the coding sequence ATGCCTGCCTGCGAAATCACCATCATCAACAAGCTCGGCCTGCATGCCCGCGCCGCCGCCAAGTTCGTCGGCGTGGCCGGGCGCTTCCCCTGCCAGGTACGGGTCGGCCGCACCCCGCAGAGCCTGATCGACGGCAAGAGCATCATGGCGGTCATGATGCTGGCCGCCGGCAAGGGCACCAACCTGCACTTGCACAGCGAAGGCGAGCAGGAAGACGACGCGCTGAACGCCCTGATCGAGCTGATCAACAACAAGTTCGACGAAGGCGAATAA